The window GAATTGAGTACCCGCGGCGATATGAAAGGGGTGAGCCATGAACTGACCATCCTTCGCGGCAGATTGGATGATCTGACCAGGCGGTATTCGGATAAACACCCAGATGTTTTGACAACTCGAAGTCAGATAGCTGCGCTTGAGTCAAGGCTGCAGCAACTCGACGAGAAGCAGAAGGTTCTGAAACACGAGGTGGATCTGGAACCTGATAATCCGGCTTATATCAATCTCCAATCGCAGATACATGCAACGGAACTTGATTTGCGGAATGAGCAAAACCTCATTGCTGAATTGCGTAGCAAGTACGCACGGTCAGTCCAGCAGATAGAGGAAACACCCAAGGTCGAGCAGGAATATCGCGAGATGCTCCGCGGGTATGAAAATTCAAATGCCAAGTATCAGGAGACATTGCAGAAATTGATGGCAGCCCGTCAGGCCAGAGAGCTTGAGGGCGAGCGCGTTGGCGAGCGCCTTACACTTGTGGAGCCCCCGGTGCTGCCCGAGAAGCCATACAAACCCAAGCGCTTGCTGCTGTTGCTTGTGGGGTTGGTGCTTTCCTTGGGGGTGGGAGTGGGCACAGGTGCTATGGTCGAATTCTTCGATAACAGTTTTTATGGAAGAGAGGGCTTGGCGTCGTTGGTTTCTTTTCCCGTACTCGGTGTCATTCCTTATGTTGTAACTGCTGAAGAGCTTCGTGCTAAACGTCGAAGGAAATTCGCCATTTCAGCGTCTGCCGTTTGCGTCATTTTGTGCGGCGTAGTAGCCGTGCATACCTTGATCATGCCGCTGGATATTCTCTGGCTCAAGGTTGTCCAGAAACTACAGATTGTGGTGTAGCTCTTGCTACTTCGGAGGCGGGGGGATTGATGAGTAAGATAGCTAAAGCGTTGGAACGGGCTCAGGCTGAACGTAATGCCGGTTCTCCGACAGCGTTTGCGGTCGTGCATAAGCCGGTGCGACAGGCATTGAACAGCATGTCCAGCGGACCGGTTGCTGTGCCGAAATACAATATGACGGCGGTAAAGCCTTCGTCCGATAAGCACAAAGAGGCTAACCGAGTCCTTCACGGTGTAAGCAACCAGTCGGTAAAGGATTCGTTCAATGTCCTACGTACCCTATTGCTGCAACGCACCAGAACGAACGGCTGGAACGCTCTTATGGTTACCAGCCCCACGCGTGGTAACGGCAAGAGTACTGTTGCGATAAATCTCGCCATAAGCATCGCACGGGACGCAAGTCAGACAGCGCTGCTTGTTGACGCCAACCTGCGTTGGCCTTCAATAGCAGACACCCTTGGTGTTGATTGCGAGAGGGGGCTCACCGATTTATTACTCGAAAATCTTGAGCCGCCAGAGGTGCTTGTTAATCCTGGTATAGATAAACTTGTTGTTTTGGGGGCGGGAAGGACTGTGCAGGAGACGGCTGATCTGATTGGTGCGCCCTCCATGCAGAACCTTGTGCTTGAGATGAAGCATCGGTATCCAGATCGCTATGTGGTCTTTGACTGCCCTCATGTGCTTGATATGCCAGATACCATGATGTTTGCATCCTATGTCGACGGTATTGTGCTGGTGGTTGAGGAGGGCGTTACGACCAAACGTGAACTCCAGACGGCAATGGAAATGCTTGGAAATGCCAACGTGGTTGGTGTGGTACTCAATAAAAACACGGCACAGTAGCGTATGTATCGAGAATTTTACGGTCTTACAGATAAGCCGTTCAACATCGTGCCCAACCCCGGTTTGTTGTATGAAAGCCATAAGCACAGGCAGGCATTGACCTATCTACAGTACGGGTTTTCAGAGAATATCGGGTTTATTCTGTTTACCGGTGAAATCGGTACCGGCAAGACAACTCTCCTTAAGCGTCTGCTTAATGAAGTGGATGCTCGTGTAGATGTGGCGGTGGTATTTAATACCAACGTTTCTGCAGATGAGTTGCTGCGGCTTATTCTGCTCGAATTCGAAATAGAAGGGGCTGGGCTTGATAAGTCTCGGAACCTTGATTTGCTGAACGACCATTTGGTGCAGGTATTCTCTCAAGGCAGGCGTTGTCTGCTCGTGATTGATGAGGCACAGAACCTTTCATCAGATGCCTTGGAAGAGGTGCGCCTTCTTTCCAACCTGCAAACAGACACCCACCCCTTGCTACAGATTATTCTGGCGGGCCAGCCTGAACTACGGGATGTTATTCGTAGTCCGGGTCTGGAGCAGTTGGCGCAGCGTGTGGCTATAAACTACCATTTGGATCCATTAAATCGTAATGAGGTTGGAGAGTATATCCGGTACCGACTGGCAATGGCCGGTGTTCAAGACAAGGAGCTTTTTACCGAGCAGGCCATTGACCGTATCCATGCCCATACCCGTGGCATCCCTCGTTCAATCAATATTATGTGCAATGCCGCATTGGTTTACGGTTATGCGGATTCTCTCGCTATAGTGGGAGAAGACGTCATTGGGCAGATTATTGCTGACAAGATCGGGGTTGAAGTACAACCGTATGTCGATAGTGCCACGTCGGGTAGAAACGGAAACGGTTCCCACGCAGAGGGGGAATCGCAGCGAATGGCAGTTATTGAAGCTCGCGTTGCAAAGCTTGTCAGCATGGTTGATTGGCAAGCTGGGCAGATTGATGGAGTTCTGCGGAAAGGTGCCGATACCCTCTTGGATTCCATGCGTTCTATGCTTGATGAAGAACGAAAGCGTTCCGAGCGCCTGTTGGGGAAGTGTGTGATTCTGTATCAGGAAAACAAGGCATTGCGGGAACAATTAGGCAATGGTTCGGGCAGGAATGCTGGTGTAGCAAACGATGCTTCTGATGAGGTTTTGTTGAACGCAACGTCTGATCATGTAGATCGTAAAAAGAAGTCATTCCTTGATTGGTTGCTGGGATAGATTAAAAGACGATGGGTTGTCTGGTATTTTCGGACGAGGGATTTCAGGGCTTGGGAAACCAAGCCTTTTTCTTTTTCAATGTTTAGTAATTGTAGGCGGTTATTATTTTTTCTGCCAGCATGAAGCTGCTGGCATGGATATTTCATTACATACCTGGCTTTCTGCCGAAGAATGCCTTCGGCTGTGTTGGGGGGGCGGATTTCATGTTGGGGATGGCAATGCATGTGGAGGGGGAGTGAGAGGTATTTTTTTAGTCAGGCAGCATGTTGTGTTTGTCGTGAGCATGCTTCTTTTGGGGGGTATGTATTTTCAGGATATGCAAACTTTGGCCGGGCTGTGGAGCGGTGAAGACTATTCACACTGCTACCTGGTTCCGTTGATGGTTGGCTACCTAGTTTGGACTGACCGCAAGTCGCTCAGTGATCATACTGGCGGTAGGCCCTTGCTTGGATTCATACTGCTTGTATTTGCCGCAGTCCTGTTGCTGGTAGGCCGGCTAGGTGCTTTGCAGACGCTTGTATACCTTTCCATGCTGTTCGCCATACTTGCTTCCGTTTTGATTGCTTACGGCGGCAGGCTTGCAACCCGATTGTGGTATCCTTTCTTGATTGCTCTGTTCATGATTCCTCCTCCAGCATTCATTGATAATCTGATGAGTCTGCGGCTGAAACTGATCTCCTCGCAACTGGCAGAATGGTTGCTGAGAGCCGCATTTGTTCCAGTGTATAGAGAGGGGAACCTCATAGATATTGGAGTCATTCGTCTTCAGGTTGTGGATGCATGCAGCGGTCTGCGCTACCTATGGCCATCTTTTCTGATGAGCCTGCTTATGGGGCGTCTTTTTCTGAAGAAGTATCGGCTCATATGCTTTCTTGTCCTTATGTCCATGCCAGTTACGGTGATTGCGAACGCTTTCCGGATAATGATGGCCGGGGTTCTTGCCAAGTATGTTGATCCGGCACTGGCAGAAGGTTTTTTTCATGATTTTTCCGGTTGGCTTGTCTATGTGATTGTACTCATTGTTCTCGGTGGTTGCGTGTATCTTCTCCGGTCTAGGGATGCAGGCGAGGGACAATCGGGTTCTGCCCTCGTTGAACGCTTCCTCTTTAAGGGGGCTCAGCGGGGCTCCGTTCCGGCTGCGTGGCATGGAATTCTTGCTATGGGGATCCTGGTGGGAATGTTGGCAGTCCGTTTTTTTCTTGTCGACACGCAACTTATCCAGACACGCATTGCATTCACTCATTTTCCGCAAAATATTGGCGAGTGGCAGGGAGAGCGAGTGTTCTTGTCCAACGAGGCGCTCAATAGTCTTGGGGTAGATGATTACTATAACGGAGTTTTTTATAGTAGTAGTCATAAAAATCAGGCGCATACGCTTGTTGCATGGTATGACACCCAGACTGCCAGCCGCGCTGCGCATGCGCCCACATCCTGTCTTCTGGGGGGCGGCTGGCTCATGGAGAGCAAGCAGGTGCTTACTCCTAACGCGGCTCGCAGCTTCCCTGTGGGACAGATTGTATTGAGTAGGAATGGACGTCGTTTGATATCCAATTTCTGTTTTCTGCAGCGAGGCAGAGTTGTTACCAGCGAGTGGCTCAATAAGCTGTATCTGGTCTACGACGGGATTATTATGCACAGGAGTGATGGTGCATTGGTCCGGGTAGAAATGCCTTTGCATGAGAATCAATCAATTGAAGAGGGCCAGTTGGTGCTGGATGACTATGTAGGAAGCTTGCGTGTGGCTCTGATGTCCTATCTTCCTAAGGACTATGCTCATTAATTGTGAGGGTTGTGAGATGTATAGAGAACAGGTCTTTGTCGCAACCAATGTCGCCATCATCCTTGATGGCCTAGTCTCAATAATCGCAGGGTACGGAGCCTACTACTTTCGTTGGTATCTGGGGGATGGGGGATGGAGTATGGACTCAGGCCTGTTCATTTCCATTGTTCTCACTCTGATGTTCTTGAATTCGTATGTCATGAATCGACTTGGTTTCTATGATGAAGATTTTAGACCTCCGCTTTGGCAGGCGCTGAAAAAGGTTGTTGTTGCAGTTGGTATTGATTTTAGCCTTCTTGCTATGGGGTTGTATCTTGCCAATATTGATGGTGTGTCGCGGTACTTCATTGGGATGTGTGCATTGCTTTGTTTTATGGGTTTTATGACGGTTCGTTGCCTTATGTTTCAATTCTTCAAGACGAAGAGTGGGGCATATCGGGTGCGTCGTATTTTGCTCGTAGGTAGTACTGATAGGGTTGAGCCGGTTTTCGAAGCTCTTCAGGAAATGAAAAGCTGGGGACATGCGGTCATTGGCTGGCTTACGGTGGGAGAACAGCGAGATATTCCCGGCCTTGTTAAGTTGGGCCGGCTCGGTGATTTTGATTCCGTAGTAGCCGACAGAGATGTTGATGAAGTGTTTTTTGCCCTGCCGACCTCTCAGCCCTTCAATTTGAAGAACAATGTCGAGCTTTGTAAGGATATGGGGCTTACTGTCCGCATTTTGCCAGCCATGTTCGATCCCGCAGACCGGGTGCAGGGCTTGAGGGTGGAGGATGTCAATTCCATCCCAACTCTTACTATCTACGGAACCCAGATCAATGCCAGTGGCATGTTTTACAAGAGGATCATGGATATTCTGGGGGGCGTTGTCGGGTTCATGCTCTTTGCCTTGATGTATATACCCATTGCCATTGCTATCAAGCTGAATGACCCGGGGCCTGTTTTGTTCAGTCAGAACCGGGTGGGTAAGAATAACCGAATTTTCAAGCTGTATAAATTCCGCTCTATGTATATGGATGCAGAGGCCCGCAAAAAGGAGCTGATGGCCCAGAACGAGATGGACGGGCACATGTTCAAGATGAAGGATGACCCCCGTGTAACTAAGGTGGGGCGTTTCTTGCGCAGGACTTCACTGGATGAGTTTCCGCAGTTTATCAATGTCATCCGCGGGGAAATGAGCCTTGTTGGCACTCGTCCGCCTACGCCAGACGAAGTGCGGGAATACAAGAAATGGCAACGCAGGCGGGTTTCAATGAAGCCCGGAATAACAGGCCTCTGGCAGGTCTCCGGGCGTAATACGATTAGAAGTTTTGAAGAAGTGGTGAAACTTGATCTTGCATACATCGATGGCTGGCGGTTCTTACGGGACATCGAGATTCTGTTTAGAACGGTTTGGGTTATCATGAAAAAGGAAGGGGCATCATGATATTGTCCAAGGGGGGGCGTATGTTATTTAAGGTTCTTGTCCGTTCTCTTGTTATATTGCTGCTCGCATTGCTTGTGGCATGCAGTTCGGCAGAAGAGCGTAAGGTCGAACTTGTAGAAAGCGGGAATACTTTGTTTGAGCAGGGCAATGCTGCCGAGGCTCGTCTGGAGGCTAAGAATGCCCTGAAAATTGATCCCAAGTATGCACCAGCATATGTCCTTCTGGCCAAGTGCAGTATTAGGGAACAGAATTGGCGGGGGGCCTTCGGTCAATACACTCAGGCCGTAGAATTGGCTCCGGACTCAATTGAAGCACATGCCGGGTTAGGGCAACTTTACCTGCTTGCTGGTCAATACGACAAAGTCGAAGCAGAAGTGCAAGCAATGCGGGACTTGCAGCTGGATTCGCTCGAAGCCAATATGCTGCAGGCAGGCCTGTTTATTCAGACTGAAAAGTTTACTGAAGCTGAGGCGTTGCTGTCCAAACAACTGAAGGCATCGCCAGAGAATATGGATGTTAGGCTTGGGCTTGTAACAGTTTACGAGCGGAGAGGTGAGGCTCGTAAGGCCGAAACTGCTTTGCAGGAAGCTCTGGGCATGGCGCCGGAAAACAAGGTGTTGTTCTACAAGGCCGCGGTCATGGCAACATCTCAAGGAAAATATGAGCTTGCCGAGGCGAACTATCGCAAGTTGGGTGAACTTGTGGATGATAAGCCGTCAATCAGGCGGATGATCGCGCGCGTGCTGGAGCAGGCGGGCGAAGTGGAGCGCGCAGGCAAGGAGTATGAATCGCTTTTGGCATCTGCTCCTGATAACGTCGATTTCCGAATAGATTATGTCGGGTTTCTGATTCGGAGCAAGAAATGGCCGGAGGCTGAGGCGGTTGTTCAGGCAGGTATGAAGGAGGACGTCAACGATATCCGGCTTGCTTTGGCTCAGGCTGACGTACTGCTTGCTCAGCGAAAGATTGATGAAGCCAAGGTGGCGCTTCGCAATGTTACGGTCGCGTATGCGGATAATCCGCAGGCACTCAAGGCCAAGGTTCGGCTTGGAGAAATATTGCTGCAGGAACGTGCCTACAAAGACGTCTTGATGGTTGTGAATGAAACAGGGGCGCAAGTTTCTGATCTTGGTATTCTGAAGCTGCGTGGAAAGGCGTATCTGGCGCTGGGCAAGCTTGAGGAGGCTGCCGCCGATTTGCGTATTGTATCTACAAAGAGCCCTGAAGATGTTGAAGCGCATACGTTGCTGGCGCAGGCATATATTGGTGTTGATAACAGCCTGATGGCCATCGAAGAATTGCATATCGCTCTTGAGAAGGATCCGGATTACGCTCCTGCGAATATGCTGTTGGTGAAATACTATACCCATCACGGGCATTGGGAAAAGGCCTTGGCTTTGGTTGGTGTACTCGCAGACAGGCATCCCGAAAAATATGGCTATCAGTTGACCCTGGGGGACATTGAGCGTGTAAGAGGTAATGTAGCAGCGGCTGAAGCTCATTATGTAAAAGCTGGAACCATGCAGGATGGGAAGGCGGCTTCAAGTTTAAAGCTTGGAGACATGGCTCTGGGCAAAAAAGATTATGCCAAGGCTCTCGTCTGTTATGATGCTGTACTTGATGTTCATGCCGATTCAGCAATAGGCATTGAGCGTAAGATGATGACGCTTCTTGCCATGGGGCGGACAGACCAAGCCAAGGCATGGGGAGATGATTTGCTGGCCAGTTCGCCCGATAGCGCCATCCTCTATGAGCTTATGGGGCGCGTGGCGTTGATTGATAGGAAGCAGGATGTCGCGGAGGCGCAATTCCGAAAGGCGAGTGAGTTGAGTCCGGAATGGGGTGTTCCCTACCGTCGCCTTATGGGGATCTATCTACGGGGTGGAAAGATTGCAGAAGCCAAGCAGGAGTGTCTGAGTGCGCTTCGTGGTAGTCCGGAAGCGCTCGGACCTGCATTCATGCTTGGACAATTGTATCAGTATGAGGGTGATAAAGTTAAGGCGGAAGAAATTTACCGGGCCTTGCTTGAGAAACACCCCGAGTTTCTGGCTGCTGCAAATAACTTGGCCTACATTCTTTCGGAAGCTGTTGATCCTGCAAGACTCAATGAGGGGCTCGACCTGGCAAAGCTGGCAGTCCGGGATGGCAGTCCGGAGTCGCTGGACACGTTGGGGTGGCTGCATCATAAGCTTGGCAACTGGGAGCAGGCTATTGAGGCGCTTAAGGCA is drawn from Desulfovibrio mangrovi and contains these coding sequences:
- the xrtD gene encoding VPLPA-CTERM-specific exosortase XrtD, encoding MIGCWDRLKDDGLSGIFGRGISGLGKPSLFLFQCLVIVGGYYFFCQHEAAGMDISLHTWLSAEECLRLCWGGGFHVGDGNACGGGVRGIFLVRQHVVFVVSMLLLGGMYFQDMQTLAGLWSGEDYSHCYLVPLMVGYLVWTDRKSLSDHTGGRPLLGFILLVFAAVLLLVGRLGALQTLVYLSMLFAILASVLIAYGGRLATRLWYPFLIALFMIPPPAFIDNLMSLRLKLISSQLAEWLLRAAFVPVYREGNLIDIGVIRLQVVDACSGLRYLWPSFLMSLLMGRLFLKKYRLICFLVLMSMPVTVIANAFRIMMAGVLAKYVDPALAEGFFHDFSGWLVYVIVLIVLGGCVYLLRSRDAGEGQSGSALVERFLFKGAQRGSVPAAWHGILAMGILVGMLAVRFFLVDTQLIQTRIAFTHFPQNIGEWQGERVFLSNEALNSLGVDDYYNGVFYSSSHKNQAHTLVAWYDTQTASRAAHAPTSCLLGGGWLMESKQVLTPNAARSFPVGQIVLSRNGRRLISNFCFLQRGRVVTSEWLNKLYLVYDGIIMHRSDGALVRVEMPLHENQSIEEGQLVLDDYVGSLRVALMSYLPKDYAH
- a CDS encoding P-loop NTPase, translated to MSKIAKALERAQAERNAGSPTAFAVVHKPVRQALNSMSSGPVAVPKYNMTAVKPSSDKHKEANRVLHGVSNQSVKDSFNVLRTLLLQRTRTNGWNALMVTSPTRGNGKSTVAINLAISIARDASQTALLVDANLRWPSIADTLGVDCERGLTDLLLENLEPPEVLVNPGIDKLVVLGAGRTVQETADLIGAPSMQNLVLEMKHRYPDRYVVFDCPHVLDMPDTMMFASYVDGIVLVVEEGVTTKRELQTAMEMLGNANVVGVVLNKNTAQ
- a CDS encoding XrtA/PEP-CTERM system-associated ATPase; the encoded protein is MYREFYGLTDKPFNIVPNPGLLYESHKHRQALTYLQYGFSENIGFILFTGEIGTGKTTLLKRLLNEVDARVDVAVVFNTNVSADELLRLILLEFEIEGAGLDKSRNLDLLNDHLVQVFSQGRRCLLVIDEAQNLSSDALEEVRLLSNLQTDTHPLLQIILAGQPELRDVIRSPGLEQLAQRVAINYHLDPLNRNEVGEYIRYRLAMAGVQDKELFTEQAIDRIHAHTRGIPRSINIMCNAALVYGYADSLAIVGEDVIGQIIADKIGVEVQPYVDSATSGRNGNGSHAEGESQRMAVIEARVAKLVSMVDWQAGQIDGVLRKGADTLLDSMRSMLDEERKRSERLLGKCVILYQENKALREQLGNGSGRNAGVANDASDEVLLNATSDHVDRKKKSFLDWLLG
- a CDS encoding tetratricopeptide repeat protein, with amino-acid sequence MILSKGGRMLFKVLVRSLVILLLALLVACSSAEERKVELVESGNTLFEQGNAAEARLEAKNALKIDPKYAPAYVLLAKCSIREQNWRGAFGQYTQAVELAPDSIEAHAGLGQLYLLAGQYDKVEAEVQAMRDLQLDSLEANMLQAGLFIQTEKFTEAEALLSKQLKASPENMDVRLGLVTVYERRGEARKAETALQEALGMAPENKVLFYKAAVMATSQGKYELAEANYRKLGELVDDKPSIRRMIARVLEQAGEVERAGKEYESLLASAPDNVDFRIDYVGFLIRSKKWPEAEAVVQAGMKEDVNDIRLALAQADVLLAQRKIDEAKVALRNVTVAYADNPQALKAKVRLGEILLQERAYKDVLMVVNETGAQVSDLGILKLRGKAYLALGKLEEAAADLRIVSTKSPEDVEAHTLLAQAYIGVDNSLMAIEELHIALEKDPDYAPANMLLVKYYTHHGHWEKALALVGVLADRHPEKYGYQLTLGDIERVRGNVAAAEAHYVKAGTMQDGKAASSLKLGDMALGKKDYAKALVCYDAVLDVHADSAIGIERKMMTLLAMGRTDQAKAWGDDLLASSPDSAILYELMGRVALIDRKQDVAEAQFRKASELSPEWGVPYRRLMGIYLRGGKIAEAKQECLSALRGSPEALGPAFMLGQLYQYEGDKVKAEEIYRALLEKHPEFLAAANNLAYILSEAVDPARLNEGLDLAKLAVRDGSPESLDTLGWLHHKLGNWEQAIEALKAAQEKLPKNGAVAYHLVTALATIGKTDEAKRIGRNALKDISEFPEKKKLEELLAAI
- a CDS encoding sugar transferase; its protein translation is MYREQVFVATNVAIILDGLVSIIAGYGAYYFRWYLGDGGWSMDSGLFISIVLTLMFLNSYVMNRLGFYDEDFRPPLWQALKKVVVAVGIDFSLLAMGLYLANIDGVSRYFIGMCALLCFMGFMTVRCLMFQFFKTKSGAYRVRRILLVGSTDRVEPVFEALQEMKSWGHAVIGWLTVGEQRDIPGLVKLGRLGDFDSVVADRDVDEVFFALPTSQPFNLKNNVELCKDMGLTVRILPAMFDPADRVQGLRVEDVNSIPTLTIYGTQINASGMFYKRIMDILGGVVGFMLFALMYIPIAIAIKLNDPGPVLFSQNRVGKNNRIFKLYKFRSMYMDAEARKKELMAQNEMDGHMFKMKDDPRVTKVGRFLRRTSLDEFPQFINVIRGEMSLVGTRPPTPDEVREYKKWQRRRVSMKPGITGLWQVSGRNTIRSFEEVVKLDLAYIDGWRFLRDIEILFRTVWVIMKKEGAS